A genome region from Candidatus Poribacteria bacterium includes the following:
- a CDS encoding tetratricopeptide repeat protein has protein sequence MSIVIKVFGGGLVGVLAVGLFGCGYLFPSTFHSPNPYSDLYKAKDLRDRGKYKAALAKYEKVSKKHPQTAFGRKVIDVEFPTGLKYDIAFCYAKLAETEGDVSFYIKAEAAARESYQTAIHPFDQADAIYLWGYILFKQEHYEEARAKFEALLEILQQNEYESDFTADTFFALGKTYLELADKCAAQRVFAQLEARIETLLPSYDRAEALYPLGKVYLELGDAVAAQRVFAKFEVRVEADLREFGYHFLGIDFYEETLFGLGEVYLELGDEVAAQRVFGRLLVHFPDTSYKSEVQRLLEKQ, from the coding sequence ATGTCCATTGTAATAAAGGTCTTCGGCGGAGGCCTTGTAGGAGTTCTCGCGGTAGGATTGTTCGGGTGTGGGTATCTTTTTCCGTCTACTTTCCATAGCCCAAATCCCTACTCGGATCTGTATAAAGCCAAAGATCTGCGAGATAGAGGTAAATACAAGGCGGCACTCGCGAAGTATGAGAAAGTTTCTAAAAAACACCCTCAAACCGCCTTTGGTAGAAAGGTCATCGATGTCGAATTCCCAACAGGGTTGAAATACGATATCGCTTTTTGCTATGCCAAGTTGGCAGAAACCGAAGGCGATGTTTCCTTCTATATCAAAGCAGAAGCAGCAGCCAGGGAGAGCTACCAAACCGCTATACATCCTTTCGATCAAGCGGATGCGATCTATCTTTGGGGCTACATCCTTTTCAAGCAGGAACACTATGAGGAAGCACGCGCAAAATTTGAGGCACTCCTTGAAATCCTCCAACAAAATGAGTACGAGAGCGACTTCACTGCAGATACCTTCTTCGCGCTTGGGAAAACGTATTTGGAACTCGCGGATAAATGCGCCGCCCAACGGGTGTTCGCGCAGCTTGAGGCGCGAATTGAAACCCTCCTCCCCAGTTACGACAGAGCGGAAGCCTTGTATCCGCTTGGTAAAGTGTATTTGGAACTTGGGGATGCTGTCGCCGCCCAACGGGTATTTGCGAAGTTTGAGGTGCGAGTTGAGGCGGATCTGCGAGAGTTTGGGTATCATTTCCTTGGTATAGACTTCTATGAAGAAACCTTGTTCGGGCTTGGTGAAGTGTATTTGGAACTCGGGGATGAGGTAGCTGCCCAACGGGTATTTGGACGGCTGCTGGTGCACTTCCCTGATACGTCCTACAAGTCGGAGGTACAACGCTTGCTTGAAAAGCAATAA